Proteins from one Pseudarthrobacter sp. BIM B-2242 genomic window:
- a CDS encoding LacI family DNA-binding transcriptional regulator — protein MAHTRTRARRATINDVADAAGLSRGTVSRVVNGEKYVSDEARLAVEEAIARVGYVRNNAARNLVKQESRAIGLIIHEPHSLLFEDPNIGSILLGANEVLSKADYQLVSLIIDSDRDSRRVADYLRGGLVDGAVIISARASDPIAAAVADIGLPAAFVGHPDGTPDLPYAAIDNVEGARSITSRLLQTGRRRVGMIASALDRDSGQDRLAGFRAAMGDSFDPGLVVEYPLYTYAAGLEGMQELLRRDPAVDGVFAASDAVAAGAMTALQEAGRRVPEDVGIVGFDDSSWALRCRPQLSTVRQPADLLGSAAAELVLAQLSGQPSPPRVLETAIMWRDSA, from the coding sequence ATGGCCCATACCCGCACCCGTGCCCGCCGCGCCACCATCAATGATGTGGCGGACGCTGCCGGGCTCTCCCGCGGCACCGTTTCACGGGTGGTGAACGGGGAAAAGTACGTCTCCGATGAAGCCCGGCTGGCGGTGGAAGAGGCCATTGCCAGGGTGGGCTACGTCCGCAACAACGCGGCCAGGAACCTGGTCAAGCAGGAATCCCGGGCCATTGGCCTGATCATCCACGAGCCGCACTCGCTGCTCTTCGAAGACCCGAACATCGGCTCCATCCTGCTCGGTGCCAACGAAGTGCTGTCAAAGGCGGATTACCAGCTGGTATCCCTCATCATCGACTCGGACCGCGACAGCCGCCGGGTGGCGGATTACCTGCGCGGCGGCCTTGTGGACGGTGCGGTGATCATCTCGGCCAGGGCGTCGGATCCGATAGCAGCCGCTGTTGCCGACATCGGACTTCCCGCCGCCTTCGTGGGCCACCCGGACGGCACTCCGGACCTGCCTTACGCAGCCATCGACAACGTGGAGGGCGCGCGCAGCATCACCAGCAGGCTGCTCCAGACGGGCCGGCGGCGGGTGGGCATGATCGCCAGTGCGCTGGACCGTGACTCCGGCCAGGACCGCCTTGCCGGGTTCCGGGCCGCCATGGGCGACAGCTTCGATCCGGGGCTGGTGGTCGAATATCCCCTCTACACCTATGCAGCAGGGCTGGAAGGGATGCAGGAACTGCTGCGCCGCGATCCTGCCGTCGACGGCGTCTTTGCAGCCTCCGATGCCGTGGCCGCAGGGGCAATGACAGCTCTGCAGGAAGCCGGCCGGCGGGTACCTGAAGACGTGGGCATCGTTGGTTTCGATGACAGCAGCTGGGCGCTGCGCTGCAGGCCCCAGCTGTCCACGGTGCGCCAGCCGGCGGACCTGCTGGGAAGTGCGGCCGCTGAGCTTGTGCTGGCGCAGCTTTCGGGACAGCCCAGCCCGCCGCGGGTCCTGGAAACCGCCATAATGTGGCGCGATTCAGCCTGA